One genomic segment of Ricinus communis isolate WT05 ecotype wild-type chromosome 3, ASM1957865v1, whole genome shotgun sequence includes these proteins:
- the LOC8282113 gene encoding uncharacterized protein LOC8282113 — MNPSPTCADTPHPSNLNNQPDHLQQSAVPLLLHPSYARSKSLLFDELRHFRICLKWCALDHSSCLGKFISYSTFIFFAIILPILSSLSVKLPPSAALRDPISFNTLVQLPESGLALIAFFTLSRFFSTYGLRQLLFLDGLQDDSLFVRRGYSRELDKAFRYLACILLPSFFVELAHKIIFFSTVEITLPYISLGVPLNSVMFLLVLASWVYRTGVFLLVCVLFRLTCELQILRFEGLHKLFEGCESDAGAIFKEHFRIKKQLSGTSHRYRFFIIACSVTITITQLGALLLVLAFKSEKNFFNSGDIVICSVVQLSGFFLCLLGAARITHRAQGIVSIATRWHMMVTSASSRSEQGKCLVRETDDSIQTDDADPPDIFITQDASSFQTRQAFIAYLQHNHGGITLFGFALDRGLLHTLFAFEFSLVLWILSKVVVLS, encoded by the exons ATGAACCCCTCCCCCACTTGTGCTGACACTCCCCATCCATCTAATCTAAACAACCAACCAGATCATCTGCAGCAGTCTGCCGTCCCCTTATTGCTTCACCCATCCTACGCACGATCAAAATCCTTACTCTTTGATGAACTGCGCCACTTTCGCATCTGCCTCAAATGGTGCGCCCTTGACCACTCCTCTTGCCTTGGCAAATTCATTTCCTACTCCACTTTCATATTCTTCGCTATTATTCTCCCCATTCTCAGCTCCCTCTCTGTAAAACTCCCTCCCTCAGCTGCACTCCGTGACcctatatctttcaacaccCTTGTCCAGTTACCCGAGTCAGGCTTAGCTCTAATAGCTTTCTTCACTCTGTCACGTTTTTTTAGTACGTACGGTCTCCGCCAGCTCTTGTTCCTGGATGGCCTACAGGATGATTCTTTGTTTGTTCGACGTGGCTACTCCAGGGAGCTCGATAAGGCTTTTCGGTACCTAGCCTGCATATTGCTGCCATCTTTCTTTGTGGAACTTGCTCATAAAATCATATTCTTCTCCACCGTCGAAATAACACTGCCTTACATCAGTCTAGGCGTTCCCTTAAATTCTGTGATGTTTCTCTTGGTGCTGGCATCCTGGGTTTATAGGACAGGTGTGTTCTTGTTGGTGTGCGTTCTGTTTCGGCTGACTTGTGAGCTGCAGATACTTAGATTTGAAGGGCTTCATAAGTTGTTCGAGGGATGTGAATCGGATGCCGGTGCCATCTTCAAGGAGCATTTTAGAATTAAGAAACAGTTGTCTGGCACCAGCCACAGATATCGATTCTTCATAATTGCTTGCTCGGTTACCATTACCATTACTCAACTAGGGGCATTACTGCTGGTTCTGGCTTTCAAATCAGAAAAAAACTTCTTCAATTCTGGGGACATTGTG ATTTGTTCAGTGGTTCAGCTGAGTGGCTTCTTCTTATGCTTACTGGGAGCAGCGAGAATCACGCATAGAGCTCAAGGCATTGTATCTATAGCAACTAGATGGCATATGATGGTAACATCTGCATCTTCCAGATCAGAGCAAGGCAAATGCCTTGTCCGGGAGACTGATGACTCTATACAAACCGATGACGCTGATCCACCAGATATTTTCATCACACAGGATGCTTCCTCTTTCCAAACAAGGCAGgctttta TTGCATATCTGCAACACAACCATGGGGGAATCACGCTCTTCGGATTCGCACTTGATCGGGGATTGCTGCACACGCTCTTTGCATTTGAGTTCTCTTTGGTGCTGTGGATTTTGAGCAAAGTGGTGGTTCTATCTTGA
- the LOC8282097 gene encoding trihelix transcription factor ASR3 yields MEGEISEIPKTAKRRGPKPKKSAEESSNANSYKAPSPPRTRSQVAPDWTTKESLILVNEIAAVEGDCLKALSTHQKWNIIVQNCSVLDVSRTLNQCRSKWSSLLADYNRIKQWDSKSSSESSYWLLDPPTRDRCGLPHNFDYELFRAIDHYVRAQKDHPDTDPDTDPEADADLLDVIAKLGSKRHRRRSMSLKIQPEETSQNCCTKEQAQILHAEEEPQQSRKEENLQMRYDKDQPQTVDRGEEPQDNLMEEQSQESCRFGNPEKSHVEEKPQESLVEEEPKNISMWKKKITGTEEKEQLIVEKLHGNAESIRGVVQGSLPEVVEFGAGDSKSRDSLVVEKSKIIRTRKKKTSGAEEMMMVEKLRANAELIHDIVQGNLPQSENCPTDVIRRQGDKLIACLGEIVNILNQFPYLVQECD; encoded by the exons ATGGAAGGAGAAATTAGCGAAATTCCAAAAACGGCGAAAAGAAGAGGCCCAAAGCCAAAGAAGAGTGCGGAAGAGAGCAGCAACGCCAACAGTTATAAAGCGCCGAGTCCACCGCGCACACGTTCTCAGGTAGCTCCCGACTGGACCACTAAGGAATCACTGATTCTCGTGAACGAGATTGCTGCTGTTGAAGGCGATTGTTTAAAAGCTTTGTCCACCCATCAGAAATGGAACATTATTGTCCAGAACTGTTCCGTGTTGGACGTCTCTCGCACTTTGAATCAGTGCCGGAGCAAGTGGAGCTCTTTGCTTGCTGACTACAACCGCATTAAACAATGGGATTCTAAATCCTCTTCTGAATCTTCCTATTGGCTTTTGGATCCTCCTACCAGGGATCGATGCGGACTTCCCCACAATTTTGATTATGAACTATTCAGAGCTATCGACCATTATGTTAGGGCCCAGAAGGACCACCCTGATACCGATCCTGATACTGATCCTGAAGCTGACGCTGACTTGCTTGATGTCATTGCTAAACtag GTTCCAAAAGACACAGGCGACGGTCAATGTCTCTGAAAATTCAGCCGGAAGAAACTTCTCAGAATTGCTGCACAAAGGAACAGGCTCAGATATTGCATGCTGAAGAGGAACCTCAGCAAAGTCGCAAGGAAGAAAATCTTCAGATGCGCTATGATAAGGATCAGCCCCAGACAGTTGACAGAGGAGAAGAACCTCAAGACAATCTTATGGAAGAGCAGTCTCAGGAGTCCTGCCGATTTGGAAATCCTGAGAAAAGCCATGTCGAAGAGAAACCTCAGGAGAGTCTTGTGGAAGAAGAGCCTAAAAATATCAGCATGTGGAAAAAGAAGATAACTGGTACAGAAGAAAAGGAGCAACTGATAGTGGAGAAGTTGCATGGAAATGCAGAATCGATCCGTGGTGTAGTTCAAGGCAGTCTTCCGGAAGTAGTTGAATTTGGGGCCGGTGATTCTAAATCTCGAGATAGTCTTGTGGTGGAAAAGTCTAAAATTATTCGcacaaggaaaaagaagaccAGTGGCGCTGAGGAAATGATGATGGTGGAGAAGCTGCGTGCGAATGCAGAACTGATCCATGATATAGTTCAAGGAAATCTTCCTCAGAGCGAGAACTGCCCAACTGATGTTATAAGACGTCAAGGGGACAAGCTTATTGCATGCCTTGGAGAAATTGTAAACATCCTTAACCAATTTCCTTATcttgttcaagaatgtgacTAG